Within Sorangiineae bacterium MSr11367, the genomic segment CGCGGTTCATCAGCGTGTGACGGCTCTCGCGGTCCAGACCGCGAAAGGCCTCGTCCAAGATGACGAGTTTTGGTACGCGCATCATGGCGCGCCCGAGGCGTACGCGCTGCCCCTCCCCACCAGCCACGAGTGCACCGCCCTCACCAAGCGAGGTTTGGAGTCCCTCTGGGAGGCGCTCCAGTAGACCAAGCAAATCGGCATCTTCGAGGACGGTACCAAACCCACGGCGACCGTGCTCCGTCGCACCGTATTCGAGGTTCGCGAGAAGCGTGCGATTCCACACGTGCACTGAGGGATCGACCCACGCAAGTTCGTTCCGAACGCGCGTTTGGTGGGTTCCACGCAATGGCAAGCCATCCACGACCACTGAGCCCGACGCGGGCCGATGCCATCCGAGGAGGAGTCCGACGAGGCTCGATTTTCCGGAGCCCGAAGGCCCGATGATGGCAACGTGAGCGCCTCTGGGAATCACGACGTCGACGTTTCGCAAGATCGTGTGGCCCCCGGCATGTACGGATACATCGCAAATGGCGACGTGGGGCTCCGGCCCGTCGCTGGGCACTTGGCGCCGAATAGAGCTGGCTTCGTCGCGGTCCTCCAGTGCCTCAAGCGGTTCCACCAACCTAAGTAGGCGACTACGCATCGATGGATAGAGGAGCACCGTGCGAGCCAAGTCCTGCCCGAGCGCCGGAATGGTCAGCGTCCAATACAGGACGAGGAGTACGGCAGCAGGTTCCGGTGTGTGCGCCAGATACGCGAACACGAGAAGGACCGCGAGGCTCGACCCGATGGCTAGCTGGAGAGCGTCGACCGTGGTCGAAGCCCGAATCCGGTCGATGGCGGCGCGCGCCCATTCGGACGTCACGCGAGCATGCTGCTGGCGAACGGAGCGTTCCGCAGCATGCGCTCGGACCGCCGATAGTCCGAGTAGTCCGTCGAGATAGAACCGCGCCAGGGCGCCATCGAATGACCGAGCGCGGAGATCGCGCTCAGCAATACGTCGGTAAGCAAGCCACGGAAGGGAGGTCGAGACGCTGATTGCCAATAGGACGAGCAGCCAATTCCGGGAATCGATCCACACCAGTCCGGCTCCGATGACGAGGAGATCCATCACGGCGCGCAGGACGCGCCCGCCGAGCAGCGGAAGCTCCTGTACCGGATGGATGGTATGGCATCGATGCGCCATGTCCGACGCGGGCCGACTTTGGAAGTAGCGGTCGTGCAGTCGCGGAATCTTACTTAGAAAGGCCACTCGCAAACGCGCTTCGAGGCGACGGCCGATACGCGATACACCGCCGGCGAACGCGACGTCGAACAGCAACAGTATGCCGAACAGCGCTGCCAGAGCTCCGATTCCGGCCAGTCGCTGCTCGATGATTCCAAGATGTCGCCCGACATCGATCATCGAGCGAAGAAGCAGTGCCTCGATTGCCCCACCAATCGCAGAAGCAACGATGCACGCCAGGACGACAGCAGGTGCAAGTACACCATCCTGCCGCAACATTCCTCCAATGTGACGCAGCGGCCGCTGCTCGGGAGTCGCGCGGAGCGCCGCCTCGAGTGCGTCTTGCAGCACGGGAGGTCGAGAACTCGCCCGTACACCGAACGCACGCACAAGGACGGCTCCAGCTAGCATCACTTGCTCCACACCATTTGGCGCGGTTCCGGTAGGCGCCGCCGACCAGTACTGAGCAGGAATCAGCAGTCGCTCATCGTCGAGCTGCGTGATATCGCGAACGTCTGGCACTGTCTCTTCGAACAAATGCGTGAGAAGCGCACTTGCGGCCGCGCCCCGTCCGATAACCCCTTCTGCGACGAGATTTCGCGTCATCCGCAGCGCCGCATCCAGCACGGCATAGGAGCGCCACGTCGAGTCGGCTCGTGCGACGGCGAGAAGGCGCGCTCCCTCGGTGGGCGCTCCAAGCCGGGCGAATTCGCCATTGAATGCTGCTTGCGGTTCCTCGGATTCGACCCACCGGCGCCATGTCTCGGCCGGAATGGGTATTCGATGAACGAACGTCAGTGTGCGCAACGTAGCTTCGCTCACCCAAACGCGTCCACGTCCGGGATCCATGATCTGAATCCGAGTACCGACGCGTCGCCAAGCGACCACGAAATGCAACGCGCCGACGGGATCCCTCGTGACGAGGATCGCAGGAAAGACGTCTATCTCACGAACGAAGAGATAGTCGACTGGCACCATAACCTGCGCAGCTTCGAGTCCGAGCCGTACCGCCAGGTCTTCGAGCGATTCGATCGCCGTGCCATCGACGTCGGTCTGACACACCTCGCGAAGCCGCCCATAGCTCGCGGATATGCCAAATCCTCCAAGCAACGACGTCAGCGCTGCCGGCCCACAATCCATCGCCGAGGTCTGAATGATTTCGGGTGCCAAGAAGCGGCGTTTCATTGTCGCGTTATGGGCTCTCGGCGATCATCGACGGGACGCGAAGGCGCTTCGGTCTTCCGATGATGAAGCAGGGTTCCAACGGCGCGAAGGACGAGTCTCGCCGGTGTACTTCGCTCGACCTCGACCTCTACGCTGCCCGTCAACCCGTGTTGGAGCGGGATACGTTCATTCGGAGTCACGATGGTCAGCTCCACGCGCACTTGGCCATCGCGGACTTCGCGTGCGACCTCGGCCACGGATGTCCGTGTCTCCCCGAACTCCGTCCACGGAAACCCATCGAATCGAACGCGTGCCATTTGTCCGGTACGAATGCGTCCGAACGCGGCCTCCGGTACGAAAGCGGCAATCATTCGCAGATCGCCGCGCCCGACGATGGTTCCCAGATGGTCGCCTTCGTCTACGAAAGCGCCGGGACGCACGTTGCTGACCTCTCCAATTCGCCCGCTTGCTGGCGCTCGAATGCGCCGACGCTCGATTTCGTGCTCGAGCGACGCGATCTGCGCGCGAACCTGGGCCAACTCGGTTTCGATTCGAACGATATCGCGCTGCAGCCCCACAACCCGAATTTGGCGATCGGACTTTCCCGTGATCCATTCACGTTCCAGCTTTTCCTGCTGGGCGTGGAGCGCGGCTTCGGCCGCAGCTTTTCGTTCGGCATCGGCCTTGGAACGGAGAACGTCGATTTCTGGGACCGCCCCGCCGTCTGCGAGGCGATCGATTCGCTTGAGTTCCTCACGCGCGAGGAGCGTTGCGACCTCGGCTTCCTTGGTGCGACTCGCGCTCTCTCCAAGGATTGATTCTCCTTGGTCTCGGAAGGTGGCCTGAGCTCGCTTCTCTGCCTCCAACTCCGCCTTGGTCGCAGCGAGTTGCGGTCCCATGCTCGCTGCCTTCGCTTTCGCCTCGCCGAGCGCGAGTCGCTGTGGTTCGGCGTCGAGTTCGACGAGCAGCGTACCCTCGTCGACTTCGTCGTCGAGTGCGAAATGGACTTTTGCGACCCGGCCCGGAATCGGCGCATCGAAGGGATGGGTCGCACGCATAACCTCCACGCGAGCGGACGCGCTGGTCTCGTAAACGGTGAGCTCCGCGCAAGAGAACCATGTCGCCCAACCAGCGACCAGCAGGAAGGCTACGAGAACCGCCCACGATAGGCGCCACCCCGAATCGGCATCGAGCGAGTGAGACGTGCGGGAAAATGTGTCGGGCATAGGCGCTGCTCGGCCGCTAGAATAGCCCATTTCCGTTCCGCTGGCGCGCTCCTGGGGCGATGCCTGACGCGGGTGTACTCGCCGTACGAGCCGCTATCGACGAATACGCCCGAACCAGAAACTCGTAGAGGACCAACTCGTGCTTTCGCTGGTACTCGCGGATCACGCGATTAACGTGCATGTGCACGAAGCTTCCGACGAGCGCGTCCCAGGAGGTTAAGAGCTCGCCCCGGTCGCGCAGCCCACGCAGTTCGGCGAACGATCCGGCCAGGGCGACTGAGCGCGCACGAAAAACGGAGAGCATCGGATCTAGTGCTTCATCGGAGTCGATGGTGCCGCGCAGCAGTTGCTCGATTCGTGGCCGCACCGCTCGGTAGCGCGCTCCGAGTGAGCGGCGTGCCATCACATCCAATCTGTATTCCAATGCGAACGCGTCGCGGCACCGTGTCACGAAGTCTACTCGCGCGCCGTCATCGAAGCCTGCGTCCGTGACGAGAGTATGCATTCCGTAGAACGCGGCTAGCCAACGAGTTTCGGCGCCCGCGTCCCCAGTGGTTCTTTCGATGATGGCCAATGCAGCATCACTATCGGTTGCGAACACCTGCTCACTGATGGACATCGCCCTGGGACCGCCGTAACGCTCGACTTCGGGCTCATAGGTATCAAGCTGGAAGCGTGCGATGCGGCCAGAGTCAAGAAACGGCGCAATTCGTTCGCGTAGGCGAGGTAAAACGTCTCGAAGGAGACCGTCCGGTGCCCCGCGAAAGCGGATACGAAGGTGCGGTTCGGGGTCAGTGTAACGAATGAAGAACCATCGATCGATGCACTTGTCGTCCTTGAGCTCTCTCACCAGCGGAGCGATGGCAGTGCGAAGGATTCGGTCGGATGTTGCAGGTCCGGTGTAAATCTTGGCGTACAACCATTCGCTCGCTGGGGTGAACGCACGCGATCGCTCTGACAGGTATGGAAGAGGGCGAGATCGCGCCGGAGGGGCGGCAGCTCGTGCGAACGGCACGACGAGTTCGTGCGTATGAGCGCCGGCCTCGCTGGTCATGCACATCCTGTCCGGTTCCGGAAAGAGTTCCTGTAAGCGGAGGTGCTCTCGTCGCCGAGCCAGAGCCGATAGCTGGATACCGGCCGAGGAACTCTCCAGATCGATCGGCAGGATATTGTCGCCTTCGGCGACACACACCCATCGAGGTAGACCGCGTCCAGAGCGAACCGCTGGATCGTGCCCGATGAGCCCTACGTCCTTTGCGGGAATCGTCCACTGAGCCAACGAGAGCACGATGTTGCGGTGCTTGACCCTCGGCAAAAAGGGAGCGTCTTGCAGAAGGTTGCCCCAACTCCAGCGTAACGGGCACGCACGACCTTCCTGTTGGAGAGCACCCAAGAACCGGTAAATCGAAAGAGTGGACCTCCAGTACGCGTGGGCGTTGGAGAGTCTAGGGATGACTTCTCGATCCAGCTTCCCCGAGCGTAGACGGACTTCACGGCCTCGGATGGACACCCGCAGATCATCGAGGGCGATCTGTCGGTCCGATGGTACACCCGAACTACCCAGATAAGGAATCTCGTGCACACGCAGAACGGGGCGGCAGATGACGTTTCCAAGTCTGCCGGCAGGAAGGTGAACGATCTCGGCAAATATGCTGTCTGGGAGGCACGCCTCCTCCGCCCGCAAATTGCTATCGACCAGTGATCGGATTGCCGGATCGCCATGGCAAAATCGAGCAAGCAGAGCGACCCCCGAAGGTCCCGAGACGTTGTGGACGAGAAGATCGAAATCGCCCCGATCGAGAGCATCATTCGAGCGGGAGGCAAGCGTCACCATTGCGGCGATCGCGTCCGGAAGCGGAGCAGGATCAGCAACGGTGAGCGCCTCGAGGTCGTTTTCGTCGAGCGCCCATTCCGATTGCGCCGACTCGCGAAGAGCAAGCAAGCGTTGAAGCTTGTACCGGTCTTGTGCGGAGACCGACGTCTCGTCGGGCACCGACGGAAATTCGATACCGGCGAGAAGTGGGGACGGGTCGACGGCGGTAGCGTTGCTGGCGTCGAACCCGAGCCCACGCTCTTCGTCGAGTGCCTCGACGAGGGGAATCTCTCGGTCCCCGTATCGTTCCGCGAATTTCTCACGAAAGCGTGCCATCGCCGCCGTACCACGGACAGGCGTGATGCGGTGGAGCAGGGCGACCGCCTCGCGTATGCTCCGAATGATCCCTTCTCCAATCCGCAACTGTCGACTCGGTCGAAAAAGGTCCACCTGAAAGACACGCGCGGGATCGACAGGGATCGGGAGTCGTTCGAGCGCGCTCAGGATGGCGTGGTAGGATTCTCGTCCAATCCCGAGTCCTTTCGAGTCGAGCTCGTGCAATCCGCGTTGAACTCCCGTTAGGCACGCGACGACGGAGCGCGTGTTCTCGCTCGTGCCGAGGGTCTGCGTAAATCTGGAGATCGGATCGTCACAGGTGACTGCCGGCCGAAGGTCCGATTCGAGGATCTGCGCGTCGATGAGGTCGTGGACGAAACGAGCGGACGCAGTAGGCGAAAGTCGTGGGTGATGGTGGACGATCGCATCGCGGACCTCGTGGATCGTCATTGGGTCTGTCGTCTCCGTGATGGCCGTCATCAATGGTGCTGTCGGATCGACCGAAACGAGGCGAAAATCACGGGCGCGCTCGCGCGCGCCCGTGTGGCCTTCGACGTAGCGCAACTCATCGCCGTTCGAAGAGATTGACGAATTTCGCCGGAACCGCAGGACGTCACGAACGTGGCGATCTGTCTCGAGTGTCTCGCCCAGGGCGCCAAGATAGTGCATGTCGAGCCGTGAGCGCCGAATGCATTCATCCGTCGATCCGAGCACGAATGATGAGGTGTCCCCAATGGCCGCCGCCGTGCAAGCCGCGAACAGCCCAAAGGGGGTCGGACGAGCTGCCATACGCGCTATGTATCGCGAGGCGATCGCCTCGACGTCACGTGCCCGGGGTGCATCGGGGTTCTCGAGCCATGCGTCGATGGCCGAGTCGAGGCTCGGCGAGGCGAGGAACAATGCCTCCCGCACCATCGGGTCGGCAAAAAGACGACCTAGTGCAGACCGATCCAAACCTTCGCAAAGTATACGGAATGGCAGAAGTGGTGTGCGAATCACGCATGCGCCGTGGTGGTCGTACCCCTCGAGGAAGCTTTCGTGTCGGCTCATCGTCTCGGTGCTCGAATTTCCTGATGCGCGAGAGGTCCTTCAGATACTGGAACGGGTTCGCCGCGAATGTCGCGGGCAAGGGCGCGTTCTCGAGAATTCTCGGGATGTCGCGACGATGTTCTCTGGGAGAACGGCGTGGCCCTCTGAACCCACGGCATAGCACGAGTTTGGCCAGTCCTCCGTGTTGCGCGTCTGACGGTCGGTAGGATTCAAAAGCTACCACGGATCCCGAAACGAAATTGTCGCGGCTCTTGATACTGGTTTGCGCTTCCAAAGTTGGGATTGACTTGCTGAGCGCTCAATGCGCCCCCGGTCGCTGTCTTGACACCGTTGGCAAGGTCGGCGCGAGAACCGTTCGGGATGGGGAGCACGTCCGCGCGGGTGTACCTCTCATCTCTCCCGAGTACGGCATCGAAGTTCAATAGGTTGAAAATATCGACTGCGACCGATAAAGAGACGCCACTTTCGAAGCGCCACATGTATCCGACATGCGTGTTGGCGCTGGAGGTCCATGGCAATCGTTCTCCGCTTCCACGCGGAAGAATGTAGACCTCATCCGGCCCATAAATCGGGTGCGAGCCGAGAAAGTTCGTCGGCGCTCCGGAGCGTGCTTGAATCGAGCCACCAAGGGTCAAGAGGGACGTGCGCGACAGCGCGAAATCCTTGGCCGCGTAGACTTTGATGCTGTGCCGTCGATCGCCAGGAAGGTCGCCAACCTGATTGACGAGCATGGACTTCAAGTCGAACGTCGTCGTGGAGTTCGGATCGAGCTGGGCAGTCTCTGGCTTGTACAGCCCAGCGAGGTTTCCCCGCAACCACGACAAAGTGTAGCTGATCTGCGCTAGCCACCCATCCGCGAATGTCTTCATGAAGTACGCAGTGCCAGAATCATAGTTCCGTATTGCTTCCGGGAATTCTCGCGCGATGCCCTTGCCGGGGTTCCCGACGAAGTAGCTTGCCGTCTCATCGTTGCTCATGCTTTCGACGGCGTTGTTCAACCATCGGCGGACGTAGGTTGCGCCGATGCGGCCGTTTTTTACGAGTTCGTACTCGCCACCAGCGGTGACTTCGCTCGTAGACTGCGGGCTGAGATCTGGGTCGACGACAACCTTTCCGCTGACATAGGGGCCATAGGTGCGATCCGGAAGCCCACGCGAGCCCCAGCCACCTTTCGCGTTGAAATGCTGGCGAGCTTCGTCCGACTGGCACACACGAACCATGCTGGGATTCAAGGGGTCGCAGGCAGCGCCCCTGGCCGTTGAAAGGACGTGAGATTCACCGGTTCCGCGGTCAGCAATGTTGAGAGGAACGCTCTCATAATACCGTGCATAGCTGGCGAATATTTTCGATCGTCCGTGCTGCGTGGGATCGAAGATGGCACCGATACGTGGGGACACTTGGTGTGGAAAACTCATGAAGAGCTTACCATCCGTGCCTATTAGAAATTGGCTGTCGTACCGAATGCCTGCATTGACCGTGATTTTGTCAGCGATGGCCCAGGTTTCCTGAACGAAGCCGCCAACGTTGATGCTATTCGAACGTGTTACGAGGCGGTCAATGAAGACCGGATCGTCGGGGCCCTTCAGGTAGCCGTAGCCGCGCCATTCGTCGAAGCGCGTCCCATTGCTGGATTCCGAGTATAGGCGGGTGCCGGAGTAGCCTCGGTTGTGCCAGGAGGTCGACAATTCGAGGTCGGCACCAACCTTGACGATGTGGTGCCCGAGGCCCTTTGCAAGTATCGTGAGAACGGACTTTGCTGCGTAGGTATCGAGCACTTGTTCGTCCGTAAACCCGGGACCGCCCGCGCGATACGTCTGCATCGGGCACGTCGGGAGCGAGAGTCGCGTTCCGTCGGCCTTGACCGCCGCGAACGTTCCACAACCGGGTACATTCTCGAAATCGCTCAGGTCGTGATAACTGGGAATGCTTCGGCGATAGCTTGATATGCCGGGCACTGCCGAGAACCCCAATCCGCTTCCAATTGCAAAACCGTCCGCTCCCAGTGAGCCGTCGAGCTCATGGTGCCATCCGAGCGTCGTTTCCAGGTTCTTGGACTTGTTGTCGAACGACGAAACCCAATTCAAGATCGTGTCGTACGCTCCCAGGTACCGAGTTCGCGCCAGTCCAGAATATGAACCGGCGAGATTCTGCTCATTCAGGGCATATTCGACGAGGCCTGTATTCGGATTGAGGGCGAACTCGCCCGAGCCCCCCGCAGTCATGGGGGTTGCGGCAAAGGTCAACGCGAATTTGTTGTTTGCATCGTGTCGATAATCTAGTTTTGCGAACAACTGGTACGATGTTGCCGTGGCCTTGTAGCGTTGGCTCAAACCCGGCAGCTCCGACGTGCCCGTCGGGCTCCCGTCGGCGGCATAAGCGGACTTGTAGACGCTCCTGTCGAGGTTGTATACCGTTCGGGCAACGTCGAAGCCAACGTAATACCAGAGTCGATCTTTGATGATTGGTCCACTTTGGTCGAAGCCGATGTCGTAGACATTGGCCAGCGATCGGCGCGTTTGAACCGCAGTGCCCGTAAAGTACGGGTACTGACGTGCGCCTTCTAGGTTGCCTGGTGTCCAGTTCGCCCATGCGGAACCGTGATATTCGTTCGACCCGGACTTGGTGACGACGTTCAAAACGCCTCCTGTCGACCGACCGTATTCGGGCATGTAGCCACTTGATAGAACATTGAGCTCTTTGACGAATTCCATCGATAGGGGCGCACCATTCGTGCCGTACTTTGGGCTGTTTGTGCGCATCCCATCGATGACGTACGAATTCTCCGGTGACGTCGTCCCGTTGATTGACGTGCCGTACAGGTCTGCGTGCGCCCCTGGCGCCGCCTGCGCCACGGACTCGAAGCTCCGTTGTGCACCGCCGCTTGCGCCCGGGGTGACGAGCGGAATGCGTGACACGAAGTCCGCATTGACGTTGGTACCGCCGGTGGTGGAGCCAACATCAATCGTGGGCGCATGAGCCGTCACGCTGACTTCCTGCGCCGATAGCGATTCGGGCAAGAGATCGGCGTCGAGGCGAATGGTGGCATCGGCTCGTAATTGAATCTGGTCGCGCGCGTAAAGCCGGTAACCAGGCTTCTCGAGGCGCAATGTGTAGGTGCCCGGAGGCAATGACGGGATCCGATAGGTTCCCGTGTCGTCCGTCGAGACGACCTGCTCACCCTGGAGGGCGAGCGAGGTCAGGGCGACGACGGTATCGGCCAATCCCCGTCCCGAAGACGCGTCGACAATTTTGCCCGTTAGGACGGCCGCACCTTGCTGCGCATTCGCAGCGGTGACGGTGGTGGCGGCGATGAAGAAAGCCGCGATTGAAGGACCGAAGTGGGGTCGAAAGAGTCCCAATCTCATTATGCTCCGAACAGCGTGACGGTATGCGGGGGAAGGGCTGGCGGAATTGGACTTGTCCAAGACGCCTAGCGGAATAGCCATGCACACCGCAGGCCGGCAAGGCCTGCTGAAGAATGCTCTCGGCGTTGCCGGATGTCTCTCGGCCGGGAGCCTCCCAGCCCTCGGCATGCCGACCGTTCGCCACGGGCGCCAGCCCCCCCCCGGATTTTGACGTCGTCGCGAAAATCGGACAGCGAATTGACGGACTCTTCCGTAGCCTTCGCCTTGACGCTCCAGGCACCAGGGCGGCATCATCCGGCCCGGGGAAGAATGCCGATGCAGCCGTCGCGCCTGTCGATTTCCGAGCGGGCCTTGGCGCGCGTCGGGAAAGTAGTCCAGCAAAAATATGTGATCACGCGTCTCGTCGGCGTCGGCGGGATGGCGGCGGTCTACGCGGCAAAGCATCGCAATGGCAACCGCGTCGCCATCAAGTATCTGCTTGATCATTTCGCCGGTGACAACGACGTCCTGAATCTCTTTCGTCGCGAGGCTTACGTCGCGAATCATGTCGATCATCCTGGAGCCGTTCCCGTCCTCGATGACGATGTCGATGACGAAGGCGCCGCATTTTTAATCATGCCGCTTCTCGAAGGGGAGACGCTCCGTGCTCGTTGGGAGCGAGCCGGTCGCCGTCTGTCCGTCGGTGAGGTGGCGGTCATCACGGCCGACGTACTCGATGTGCTTGCCGCCGCACACGCGAAGGGCATCGTGCATCGGGACATCAAGCCCGACAACCTCTTCGTAACCACCACCGGGAGCGTGCGCGTTCTCGACTTCGGAATCGCGCGTCGAAACGACATCGACGGAGGCGGCACGGTTACCGGACGCATCATCGGTACGCCGGGCTTCATGGCGCCCGAGCAGGCGCTGGCCGACCGGAATGCCCTCGGACCGCACAGCGATTGTTGGTCGGTGGGGGCGACGATGTTCGCCCTCTTGGCCGGTGAATTCGTCCATCAGTACGATAGCGCGCCCGCGCAACTTGCCGCCGCGGCGACGAAGAAGGCGCGCTCGTTGCGGGAGCTCTTGCCTAATTTGCCGGACCCCATCGTGCAATTCGTGGATAAGTCGCTCGCATTCGATCCCGCCGATCGATGGCGGTCGGCTGCCGAGATGCGCGCTGCCATGTCGGATGCGTTCGCCGAGTCACTCGGGCAGCCTGTCGATGCATTGGCGACCCGGATCCGCAAGGAGCTCAGTGCCGAGCTGGTGTCGCACGCACTCGAGACGCAACGAGAGGCGCTCGAACCTTCCGGGCGACCGGACGCCAAAGATGCCGCAGCGTCGAACCCGACAGCGAAAGCGACAGCCGCGGCGCCGGATGCCCAGCCGCCCAGAGGCGATGGCGGTCCCACCGTGATGGCAGCCGGAGTCGTGCCCAAGCCCACACGGCCCGGTCGGGGTACTCGCAGCATGACTGCGGCAGGCATCGCGGCATTGGCGCTTGGTGTGGGCGTTTTTCTCGCCGCCGCTGCAAATCGAAGTGCAACGAAGCAGGACGCACCGCCGACACCCACGGCGGAAAAGGCAGAGGACGAGGTGACATCGAGTGACCCGCGCGCCATCGCCGAATTCAAGGCGGGACTCCAGAGCATGCGGGATGCTTCGAAATGGACGGCGGGCAAGCACTTTGCGCGGGCGATTGAGCTCGATCCAACGTTGGCTCCAGCACACCTTTACTCGATCTGGATACCGCCCGTGCCGAATGACTTTGCACGTGCTCACTACCGCGCCGCCTCCGAGCACCGCAGTAGTTTAGGAGCCCGTGATCGGGCTCTGCTCGAAGCGTACGGACCCGCGATGGCGGTCCCTCCGGATCTCCA encodes:
- a CDS encoding ATP-binding cassette domain-containing protein, with amino-acid sequence MKRRFLAPEIIQTSAMDCGPAALTSLLGGFGISASYGRLREVCQTDVDGTAIESLEDLAVRLGLEAAQVMVPVDYLFVREIDVFPAILVTRDPVGALHFVVAWRRVGTRIQIMDPGRGRVWVSEATLRTLTFVHRIPIPAETWRRWVESEEPQAAFNGEFARLGAPTEGARLLAVARADSTWRSYAVLDAALRMTRNLVAEGVIGRGAAASALLTHLFEETVPDVRDITQLDDERLLIPAQYWSAAPTGTAPNGVEQVMLAGAVLVRAFGVRASSRPPVLQDALEAALRATPEQRPLRHIGGMLRQDGVLAPAVVLACIVASAIGGAIEALLLRSMIDVGRHLGIIEQRLAGIGALAALFGILLLFDVAFAGGVSRIGRRLEARLRVAFLSKIPRLHDRYFQSRPASDMAHRCHTIHPVQELPLLGGRVLRAVMDLLVIGAGLVWIDSRNWLLVLLAISVSTSLPWLAYRRIAERDLRARSFDGALARFYLDGLLGLSAVRAHAAERSVRQQHARVTSEWARAAIDRIRASTTVDALQLAIGSSLAVLLVFAYLAHTPEPAAVLLVLYWTLTIPALGQDLARTVLLYPSMRSRLLRLVEPLEALEDRDEASSIRRQVPSDGPEPHVAICDVSVHAGGHTILRNVDVVIPRGAHVAIIGPSGSGKSSLVGLLLGWHRPASGSVVVDGLPLRGTHQTRVRNELAWVDPSVHVWNRTLLANLEYGATEHGRRGFGTVLEDADLLGLLERLPEGLQTSLGEGGALVAGGEGQRVRLGRAMMRVPKLVILDEAFRGLDRESRHTLMNRARRRWKDVTLLCATHDVTETREFDHVLVLENGRVREQGAPEDLLTRVDSRYRTMIEAEEKLHRTLWRDHAWRRVTIRDGQLAESEITPLERNEALT
- a CDS encoding lantibiotic dehydratase, yielding MVREALFLASPSLDSAIDAWLENPDAPRARDVEAIASRYIARMAARPTPFGLFAACTAAAIGDTSSFVLGSTDECIRRSRLDMHYLGALGETLETDRHVRDVLRFRRNSSISSNGDELRYVEGHTGARERARDFRLVSVDPTAPLMTAITETTDPMTIHEVRDAIVHHHPRLSPTASARFVHDLIDAQILESDLRPAVTCDDPISRFTQTLGTSENTRSVVACLTGVQRGLHELDSKGLGIGRESYHAILSALERLPIPVDPARVFQVDLFRPSRQLRIGEGIIRSIREAVALLHRITPVRGTAAMARFREKFAERYGDREIPLVEALDEERGLGFDASNATAVDPSPLLAGIEFPSVPDETSVSAQDRYKLQRLLALRESAQSEWALDENDLEALTVADPAPLPDAIAAMVTLASRSNDALDRGDFDLLVHNVSGPSGVALLARFCHGDPAIRSLVDSNLRAEEACLPDSIFAEIVHLPAGRLGNVICRPVLRVHEIPYLGSSGVPSDRQIALDDLRVSIRGREVRLRSGKLDREVIPRLSNAHAYWRSTLSIYRFLGALQQEGRACPLRWSWGNLLQDAPFLPRVKHRNIVLSLAQWTIPAKDVGLIGHDPAVRSGRGLPRWVCVAEGDNILPIDLESSSAGIQLSALARRREHLRLQELFPEPDRMCMTSEAGAHTHELVVPFARAAAPPARSRPLPYLSERSRAFTPASEWLYAKIYTGPATSDRILRTAIAPLVRELKDDKCIDRWFFIRYTDPEPHLRIRFRGAPDGLLRDVLPRLRERIAPFLDSGRIARFQLDTYEPEVERYGGPRAMSISEQVFATDSDAALAIIERTTGDAGAETRWLAAFYGMHTLVTDAGFDDGARVDFVTRCRDAFALEYRLDVMARRSLGARYRAVRPRIEQLLRGTIDSDEALDPMLSVFRARSVALAGSFAELRGLRDRGELLTSWDALVGSFVHMHVNRVIREYQRKHELVLYEFLVRAYSSIAARTASTPASGIAPGARQRNGNGLF
- a CDS encoding TonB-dependent receptor encodes the protein MRLGLFRPHFGPSIAAFFIAATTVTAANAQQGAAVLTGKIVDASSGRGLADTVVALTSLALQGEQVVSTDDTGTYRIPSLPPGTYTLRLEKPGYRLYARDQIQLRADATIRLDADLLPESLSAQEVSVTAHAPTIDVGSTTGGTNVNADFVSRIPLVTPGASGGAQRSFESVAQAAPGAHADLYGTSINGTTSPENSYVIDGMRTNSPKYGTNGAPLSMEFVKELNVLSSGYMPEYGRSTGGVLNVVTKSGSNEYHGSAWANWTPGNLEGARQYPYFTGTAVQTRRSLANVYDIGFDQSGPIIKDRLWYYVGFDVARTVYNLDRSVYKSAYAADGSPTGTSELPGLSQRYKATATSYQLFAKLDYRHDANNKFALTFAATPMTAGGSGEFALNPNTGLVEYALNEQNLAGSYSGLARTRYLGAYDTILNWVSSFDNKSKNLETTLGWHHELDGSLGADGFAIGSGLGFSAVPGISSYRRSIPSYHDLSDFENVPGCGTFAAVKADGTRLSLPTCPMQTYRAGGPGFTDEQVLDTYAAKSVLTILAKGLGHHIVKVGADLELSTSWHNRGYSGTRLYSESSNGTRFDEWRGYGYLKGPDDPVFIDRLVTRSNSINVGGFVQETWAIADKITVNAGIRYDSQFLIGTDGKLFMSFPHQVSPRIGAIFDPTQHGRSKIFASYARYYESVPLNIADRGTGESHVLSTARGAACDPLNPSMVRVCQSDEARQHFNAKGGWGSRGLPDRTYGPYVSGKVVVDPDLSPQSTSEVTAGGEYELVKNGRIGATYVRRWLNNAVESMSNDETASYFVGNPGKGIAREFPEAIRNYDSGTAYFMKTFADGWLAQISYTLSWLRGNLAGLYKPETAQLDPNSTTTFDLKSMLVNQVGDLPGDRRHSIKVYAAKDFALSRTSLLTLGGSIQARSGAPTNFLGSHPIYGPDEVYILPRGSGERLPWTSSANTHVGYMWRFESGVSLSVAVDIFNLLNFDAVLGRDERYTRADVLPIPNGSRADLANGVKTATGGALSAQQVNPNFGSANQYQEPRQFRFGIRGSF